CCGGTTAATCGAGGCGTGGGCGCAGCCATTGTTACGGGTTACCAAAAAGCAGCCGAAGCCGGCATGGATATGGTGGCGGTGATGGCCGGCGATGCTCAGATGGACCCAGCGGAATTGAGAAAAGTGGTGGAGCCGGTTGTTGAGAATAGGGCAGACTATGTTAAAGGTAATCGCCTTTTCACTGGCGAAGCCTGGCAGTTGATTCCCAGGCGTCGTTATCTCGGCAATGGATTTCTCTCGTTAATGACCAAAATCGCCTCCGGTTACTGGCATGTGGCAGATTCACAAACCGGCTATACGGCCATTTCAAGTGAGGCTATTCGGTTATTACCTTTACA
This sequence is a window from Anaerolineae bacterium. Protein-coding genes within it:
- a CDS encoding glycosyltransferase family 2 protein — encoded protein: MLKDKRIGVVVPAYNEEKLIGRVIETMPDFVDHIYVIDDCSGDATCERVNSYLTQPSMNERLELIRHPVNRGVGAAIVTGYQKAAEAGMDMVAVMAGDAQMDPAELRKVVEPVVENRADYVKGNRLFTGEAWQLIPRRRYLGNGFLSLMTKIASGYWHVADSQTGYTAISSEAIRLLPLQKLYPRYGYPNHLLVMLNIFDQRVQDVPIRPIYNIGEKS